Proteins from a genomic interval of Streptomyces sp. SID8374:
- the lexA gene encoding transcriptional repressor LexA produces the protein MTTTADSATITARDHRSQSRLEPVHAMNDSVTNTDGPEPTRPGRSLPGRPPGIRADSSGLTDRQRRVIEVIRDSVQRRGYPPSMREIGQAVGLSSTSSVAHQLMALERKGFLRRDPHRPRAYEVRGSDQPSTQPTDTTGKPAASYVPLVGRIAAGGPILAEESVEDVFPLPRQLVGDGELFVLKVVGDSMIEAAICDGDWVTVRRQPVAENGDIVAAMLDGEATVKRFRREDGHVWLLPHNAAYQPIPGDEATILGKVVAVLRRV, from the coding sequence GTGACCACGACCGCAGACAGTGCCACCATCACCGCCCGGGACCACCGCTCCCAGAGCCGACTTGAGCCGGTGCATGCCATGAATGACTCAGTCACGAACACGGACGGGCCCGAGCCCACGCGGCCCGGGCGCTCCTTGCCCGGAAGGCCGCCAGGGATCAGGGCGGACAGCTCGGGGCTCACGGACCGGCAGCGGCGGGTCATCGAGGTCATCCGCGACTCCGTGCAGCGCCGGGGGTACCCGCCGTCGATGCGGGAGATCGGTCAGGCGGTGGGCCTGTCCAGCACGTCGTCCGTCGCCCATCAGCTGATGGCGCTGGAGCGCAAGGGCTTCCTCCGGCGCGACCCGCACCGGCCCCGCGCCTACGAGGTGCGCGGATCGGACCAGCCGAGCACCCAGCCGACCGACACGACGGGGAAGCCCGCCGCGTCGTACGTTCCGCTGGTGGGCCGGATCGCCGCCGGTGGGCCGATCCTCGCCGAGGAGTCGGTCGAGGACGTCTTCCCGCTGCCGCGCCAGCTCGTCGGTGACGGTGAGCTGTTCGTCCTCAAGGTCGTCGGTGACTCGATGATCGAAGCGGCGATCTGTGACGGCGACTGGGTCACCGTGCGCCGCCAGCCCGTCGCGGAGAACGGGGACATCGTCGCCGCCATGCTGGACGGCGAGGCGACGGTCAAGCGCTTCCGCCGCGAGGACGGCCACGTATGGCTGCTGCCGCACAACGCCGCGTACCAGCCGATCCCCGGTGACGAGGCGACGATCCTCGGCAAGGTGGTGGCGGTGCTGCGGCGGGTGTGA
- the nrdR gene encoding transcriptional regulator NrdR, translating into MHCPFCRHPDSRVVDSRTTDDGTSIRRRRQCPDCSRRFTTVETCSLMVVKRSGVTEPFSRTKVISGVRKACQGRPVTEDALAKLGQRVEEAVRATGSAELTTHDVGLAILGPLQELDLVAYLRFASVYRAFDSLEDFEAAIVELRAQRPTVEDCGSGETLEVPAPAIAAD; encoded by the coding sequence ATGCACTGCCCCTTCTGCAGGCACCCCGACAGCCGGGTCGTCGACAGTCGCACCACCGACGACGGGACGTCGATCCGTCGCCGCCGTCAGTGCCCCGACTGCTCCCGCCGTTTCACCACGGTGGAGACCTGCTCGCTGATGGTCGTCAAACGCAGCGGCGTGACCGAACCCTTCAGCCGTACCAAGGTCATCTCCGGCGTCCGCAAGGCATGCCAGGGCCGGCCCGTCACGGAGGACGCCCTCGCCAAACTCGGCCAGCGGGTCGAGGAGGCGGTGCGCGCCACCGGCAGTGCCGAGCTGACCACCCACGACGTGGGTCTGGCCATACTCGGCCCCTTGCAGGAACTCGACCTCGTCGCGTACCTGCGCTTCGCGTCCGTCTACCGGGCGTTCGACTCTTTGGAAGACTTCGAGGCCGCCATCGTGGAATTGCGCGCGCAGCGGCCCACCGTGGAGGACTGCGGGAGCGGCGAGACCCTTGAGGTCCCCGCCCCTGCCATTGCCGCCGACTGA
- a CDS encoding vitamin B12-dependent ribonucleotide reductase — MTETASGPARGSRTKGTKASKGLRIERIHTTPGVHPYDEVAWERRDVVMTNWRDGSVNFEQRGVEFPDFWSVNAVNIVTSKYFRGAVGTPQRETGLKQLIDRIVKTYRKAGEENSYFASPADAEIFEHELAYALLHQVFSFNSPVWFNVGTPQPQQVSACFILAVDDSMESILDWYKEEGMIFKGGSGAGLNLSRIRSSKELLSSGGNASGPVSFMRGADASAGTIKSGGATRRAAKMVILDVDHPDIEAFIETKVKEEEKIRALRDAGFDMDLGGDDITSVQYQNANNSVRVNDEFMKAVEAGGKFGLRARMTGDVIEEVEAKSLFRKMAEAAWACADPGIQYDDTINAWHTCPESGRINGSNPCSEYMHLDNTSCNLASLNLMKFLKDDGLGNQSFESERFSKVVELVITAMDISICFADFPTQKIGENTRAYRQLGIGYANLGALLMATGHAYDSDGGRALAGAITSLMTSTSYKRSAELAAVVGPYDGYARNAEPHQRVMKQHADANAKAIRTDDLDAPVWAAATEAWQDVIRLGAKNGFRNAQASVIAPTGTIGLAMSCDTTGLEPDLALVKFKKLVGGGSMQIVNGTVPQALRRMGYQPEQIEAFVAHIADHGNVIDAPGLKPEHYEVFDCAMGERSISAMGHVRMMAAIQPWISGALSKTVNLPETATVEDVEEVYFEAWKLGVKALAIYRDNCKVGQPLSAKTKDKEKEEVTAKAEETIRTAVEKVVEYRPVRKRLPKGRPGITTSFTVGGAEGYMTANSYPDDGLGEVFLKMSKQGSTLAGMMDAFSIAVSVGLQYGVPLETYVSKFTNMRFEPAGMTDDPDVRMAQSIVDYIFRRLALDFLPFETRSALGIHSAEERQRHLDTGSYEPTFEADGVDSESLAQSAPVQPELKAVAAPRESAEKPAPATAHTSAELVEMQLGISADAPLCFSCGTKMQRAGSCYICEGCGSTSGCS; from the coding sequence ATGACAGAGACGGCGAGCGGCCCGGCACGAGGTTCCCGCACCAAGGGCACCAAGGCGAGCAAGGGTCTGCGCATCGAGCGCATCCACACCACCCCCGGCGTGCATCCGTACGACGAGGTGGCGTGGGAGCGCCGTGACGTCGTCATGACCAATTGGCGCGACGGCTCGGTCAATTTCGAGCAGCGTGGCGTCGAGTTCCCCGACTTCTGGTCGGTGAACGCGGTCAACATCGTCACCAGCAAGTACTTCCGCGGCGCGGTCGGCACCCCGCAGCGCGAGACCGGACTCAAGCAGCTGATCGACCGGATCGTGAAGACGTACCGGAAGGCCGGCGAGGAGAACAGCTACTTCGCCTCTCCCGCGGACGCCGAGATCTTCGAGCACGAGCTGGCCTACGCCCTCCTGCACCAGGTCTTCAGCTTCAACTCCCCGGTCTGGTTCAACGTCGGAACGCCCCAGCCGCAGCAGGTCTCCGCCTGCTTCATCCTGGCCGTCGACGACTCCATGGAGTCGATCCTCGACTGGTACAAGGAAGAGGGCATGATCTTCAAGGGCGGCTCCGGCGCCGGCCTGAACCTCTCCCGCATCCGCTCCTCCAAGGAGCTCCTCTCCTCCGGCGGCAACGCCTCGGGACCGGTCTCCTTCATGCGCGGCGCCGACGCCTCCGCCGGAACCATCAAGTCCGGTGGCGCCACCCGCCGTGCGGCCAAGATGGTCATCCTGGACGTCGACCACCCCGACATCGAGGCCTTCATCGAGACCAAGGTGAAGGAGGAGGAGAAGATCCGCGCCCTGCGTGACGCGGGCTTCGACATGGACCTGGGCGGCGACGACATCACGTCCGTCCAGTACCAGAACGCCAACAACTCGGTCCGCGTGAACGACGAGTTCATGAAGGCCGTCGAGGCGGGCGGCAAGTTCGGGCTGCGCGCCCGGATGACCGGCGACGTCATCGAAGAGGTCGAGGCCAAGTCCCTCTTCCGCAAGATGGCCGAGGCCGCCTGGGCCTGCGCCGACCCCGGCATCCAGTACGACGACACCATCAACGCCTGGCACACCTGCCCGGAGTCCGGCCGGATCAACGGCTCGAACCCGTGCAGCGAGTACATGCACCTGGACAACACCTCGTGCAACCTCGCCTCGCTCAACCTGATGAAGTTCCTCAAGGACGACGGCCTGGGCAACCAGTCCTTCGAGTCCGAGCGCTTCTCCAAGGTCGTCGAGCTGGTCATCACCGCGATGGACATCTCGATCTGCTTCGCGGACTTCCCGACGCAGAAGATCGGCGAGAACACCCGCGCCTACCGTCAGCTGGGCATCGGTTACGCCAACCTCGGCGCCCTCCTGATGGCGACCGGCCACGCGTACGACTCCGACGGCGGCCGCGCCCTGGCCGGTGCCATCACCTCGCTGATGACCAGCACCTCCTACAAGCGCTCCGCGGAGCTGGCCGCGGTCGTCGGCCCGTACGACGGCTACGCCCGCAACGCCGAGCCGCACCAGCGCGTCATGAAGCAGCACGCCGACGCCAACGCCAAGGCCATCCGCACCGACGACCTGGACGCCCCCGTCTGGGCCGCGGCGACGGAAGCCTGGCAGGACGTGATCCGGCTCGGCGCGAAGAACGGTTTCCGTAACGCGCAGGCCTCGGTCATCGCGCCCACCGGCACCATCGGTCTCGCGATGTCCTGCGACACCACCGGCCTGGAGCCCGACCTCGCCCTGGTCAAGTTCAAGAAGCTGGTCGGCGGCGGCTCCATGCAGATCGTCAACGGCACGGTCCCGCAGGCCCTGCGCCGCATGGGCTACCAGCCGGAGCAGATCGAGGCGTTCGTCGCCCACATCGCCGACCACGGCAACGTGATCGACGCCCCGGGCCTCAAGCCCGAGCACTACGAGGTCTTCGACTGCGCGATGGGCGAGCGCTCCATCTCCGCGATGGGCCACGTCCGGATGATGGCGGCCATCCAGCCGTGGATCTCCGGCGCGCTCTCCAAGACGGTCAACCTGCCGGAGACGGCCACCGTCGAGGACGTCGAAGAGGTCTACTTCGAGGCGTGGAAGCTGGGCGTCAAGGCGCTCGCGATCTACCGCGACAACTGCAAGGTCGGCCAGCCCCTCTCCGCCAAGACCAAGGACAAGGAGAAGGAAGAGGTCACCGCGAAGGCCGAGGAGACCATCCGGACGGCGGTCGAGAAGGTCGTCGAGTACCGCCCGGTCCGCAAGCGCCTCCCCAAGGGCCGTCCCGGCATCACCACCTCCTTCACGGTGGGCGGCGCCGAGGGCTACATGACGGCCAACTCCTACCCGGACGACGGTCTCGGCGAGGTCTTCCTGAAGATGTCCAAGCAGGGGTCGACCCTCGCGGGCATGATGGACGCCTTCTCCATCGCCGTCTCGGTGGGCCTCCAGTACGGCGTCCCGCTGGAGACGTACGTCTCGAAGTTCACCAACATGCGCTTCGAGCCGGCCGGCATGACGGACGACCCGGACGTGCGGATGGCGCAGTCGATCGTCGACTACATCTTCCGCCGCCTGGCGCTGGACTTCCTGCCCTTCGAGACCCGCTCCGCCCTCGGCATCCACTCCGCCGAGGAGCGCCAGCGCCACCTCGACACCGGTTCGTACGAGCCGACCTTCGAGGCGGACGGCGTGGACTCCGAGAGCCTCGCCCAGTCCGCCCCGGTGCAGCCCGAGCTGAAGGCGGTGGCGGCTCCCCGCGAGTCCGCCGAGAAGCCGGCTCCGGCGACGGCGCACACCTCGGCCGAACTGGTCGAGATGCAGCTCGGCATCAGCGCGGACGCCCCGCTCTGCTTCTCCTGCGGTACGAAGATGCAGCGCGCCGGCTCCTGCTACATCTGCGAGGGCTGCGGCTCCACCAGCGGTTGCAGCTGA
- a CDS encoding TerD family protein, with product MSTPNKDIEKVEVRIKWDPSPHGEPDIDLDIIAATYPAEAPYGSPSYLVHFDSRSPDGTITLNRDSRTGQGFGYDEVMTIELDRLADRYGRVVVGVAIQQREGRKTFGEVGSTGVQIREGYTSLIEDDFTSVAGSTAAVVGEFSRTGSGQWVFRADVRGFDADPDAFAAVMGDRDAGA from the coding sequence GTGAGCACTCCGAACAAGGACATCGAGAAAGTCGAAGTACGGATCAAATGGGACCCCAGCCCGCACGGTGAACCGGACATCGACCTCGACATCATCGCGGCGACCTACCCGGCGGAGGCCCCGTACGGCAGTCCCTCGTATCTGGTGCACTTCGACAGCCGTTCGCCGGACGGCACCATCACGCTGAACCGGGACAGCAGGACAGGTCAGGGGTTCGGCTACGACGAGGTCATGACGATCGAGTTGGACCGGCTGGCGGACCGGTACGGCCGGGTGGTCGTCGGCGTCGCCATCCAGCAGCGAGAGGGCCGCAAGACCTTCGGCGAGGTCGGGAGCACCGGGGTGCAGATCCGGGAGGGCTACACGAGCCTGATCGAGGACGACTTCACGAGCGTCGCCGGGTCGACGGCGGCCGTCGTGGGGGAGTTCTCCCGTACGGGTTCGGGGCAGTGGGTGTTCCGCGCGGACGTACGCGGCTTCGACGCCGATCCCGACGCGTTCGCCGCGGTGATGGGTGACCGCGACGCCGGGGCCTGA
- a CDS encoding YdbC family protein, which produces MPRPAPYDGAVLVKWIRCSVVDRHGFERGQRKWAGLLGEPGFRGQSGGWSRTRPDVAHVFAFWENRVFYDSFMARGHDQLATGQTGTFRDMQVMLFERRFDVKTGFEPDFTEADVVRVAHSSVHEDRAEHFVLMQKQVWNPAMAGSPGMLRGVFGEAPGNEFLVLSMWKSSAERGKYRADGAERLAARAQTATDVAALTGDVVELEPSWTV; this is translated from the coding sequence ATGCCACGTCCGGCCCCGTACGATGGCGCGGTGCTGGTGAAGTGGATTCGCTGTTCCGTGGTGGACCGTCATGGTTTCGAACGGGGTCAGCGGAAGTGGGCGGGGCTGCTCGGCGAGCCGGGGTTCAGGGGGCAGAGCGGCGGGTGGAGCCGAACACGCCCCGATGTCGCCCACGTCTTCGCGTTCTGGGAGAACCGCGTCTTCTACGACTCGTTCATGGCCCGTGGACACGACCAGCTGGCGACCGGGCAGACGGGCACGTTCCGTGACATGCAGGTCATGCTCTTCGAGCGCCGCTTCGACGTGAAGACGGGCTTCGAGCCCGACTTCACCGAGGCGGACGTCGTCAGGGTCGCGCACAGCAGCGTCCACGAGGACCGGGCCGAGCACTTCGTACTGATGCAGAAGCAGGTGTGGAACCCGGCGATGGCCGGTTCCCCCGGGATGCTGCGCGGGGTCTTCGGGGAGGCGCCCGGCAACGAGTTCCTCGTGCTCTCGATGTGGAAGTCCAGTGCCGAGCGGGGCAAGTACCGCGCCGACGGGGCGGAGCGCCTGGCGGCCCGCGCGCAGACCGCGACGGATGTGGCGGCGCTGACGGGGGACGTCGTCGAGTTGGAACCCTCCTGGACGGTCTGA
- a CDS encoding histidine phosphatase family protein has product MARPQRIVLVRHGESEGNADDTVYEREPDHALRLTARGLRQAEETGALLREQFGEEGVSVYISPYRRTHETFRAFGLDPARVRVREEPRLREQDWGNWQDRDDVRLQKAYRDAYGHFFYRFAQGESGADVYDRVGAFLESLHRSFEESDHPENVLLVTHGLTMRLFCMRWFHWSVAEFESLSNPGNGETRTLLLGENGRYTLDRPFQRWRTPEPYGRTG; this is encoded by the coding sequence ATGGCACGACCGCAGCGCATTGTCCTCGTCCGGCACGGCGAGTCGGAGGGCAACGCCGACGACACGGTGTACGAGCGGGAGCCCGACCACGCGCTCCGGCTCACCGCGAGGGGCCTGCGGCAGGCCGAGGAGACCGGGGCACTCCTGCGCGAGCAGTTCGGCGAGGAGGGGGTGAGCGTCTACATCTCGCCCTACCGCCGCACCCACGAGACGTTCCGGGCCTTCGGCCTCGACCCCGCCCGGGTCCGGGTCCGCGAGGAGCCCCGGCTGCGCGAGCAGGACTGGGGCAACTGGCAGGACCGGGACGACGTACGGCTCCAGAAGGCCTACCGGGACGCGTACGGGCACTTCTTCTACCGCTTCGCCCAGGGGGAGTCGGGCGCGGACGTCTACGACCGGGTCGGCGCGTTCCTGGAGAGCCTGCACCGCAGCTTCGAGGAGTCGGACCACCCGGAGAACGTGCTGCTGGTCACCCACGGACTGACCATGCGGCTGTTCTGCATGCGCTGGTTCCACTGGTCGGTCGCGGAGTTCGAATCGCTGTCCAACCCGGGCAACGGCGAGACACGGACCCTGCTCCTCGGCGAGAACGGCCGCTACACCCTTGACCGGCCCTTCCAGCGCTGGCGCACCCCGGAACCGTACGGCCGCACCGGATAG
- a CDS encoding ADP-ribosylglycohydrolase family protein, which produces MTVDSASERRFERALASLRGLSVGDALGSQFFVPVNYPLLKQRVLPPGPWQWTDDTEMASSVLAVLTAHGRIDQDALAHSFAEHHDFDRGYGPAVNRLLRLVREGGDWRELASALFKGQGSWGNGSAMRIAPLGAWYADDPEQATHQAEISSYTTHQHREAVVGAMAVAAAASLAAAPSGPPTPEELLDGVIALVPRSAVGAGLRRARDMLDYQDAGTVAAVLGNGRRTSAHDTVPFALWSAARSLGNFEEAFWLTAQAGGDVDTTCAIVGGVVAAGTAGAPPANWLAQTEEPPGWLLPAHH; this is translated from the coding sequence ATGACCGTTGATTCTGCTTCCGAGCGGCGCTTCGAACGCGCCCTGGCCAGCCTGCGTGGCCTGTCCGTGGGAGACGCCCTGGGCTCCCAGTTCTTCGTCCCGGTCAACTACCCGCTGCTCAAACAGCGCGTCCTGCCGCCCGGCCCCTGGCAGTGGACCGACGACACCGAGATGGCCTCCTCGGTCCTGGCCGTGCTCACCGCCCACGGCCGTATCGACCAGGACGCCCTCGCGCACTCCTTCGCCGAGCACCACGACTTCGACCGGGGCTACGGGCCCGCCGTGAACCGGCTGCTCCGGCTCGTACGGGAGGGCGGCGACTGGCGCGAGCTGGCCTCGGCGCTCTTCAAGGGGCAGGGGTCGTGGGGCAACGGTTCCGCCATGCGGATCGCCCCGCTCGGCGCCTGGTACGCGGACGACCCGGAGCAGGCCACGCACCAGGCCGAGATCTCCTCGTACACCACCCACCAGCACCGCGAGGCCGTCGTCGGCGCGATGGCCGTCGCGGCGGCCGCCTCGCTCGCCGCGGCCCCGAGCGGGCCCCCGACGCCCGAGGAACTCCTCGACGGCGTCATCGCCCTGGTGCCCCGCAGCGCGGTCGGCGCCGGGCTGCGCAGGGCCCGCGACATGCTGGACTACCAGGACGCCGGTACGGTCGCCGCCGTCCTCGGCAACGGCCGCCGGACCAGCGCCCATGACACCGTGCCGTTCGCCCTCTGGTCGGCCGCCAGGAGCCTCGGGAACTTCGAGGAGGCCTTCTGGCTGACGGCCCAGGCGGGCGGCGACGTCGACACGACCTGCGCCATCGTCGGTGGAGTGGTCGCCGCCGGTACGGCCGGGGCGCCGCCCGCGAACTGGCTGGCGCAGACGGAGGAACCCCCCGGCTGGCTGCTCCCGGCGCACCACTGA
- a CDS encoding DUF4173 domain-containing protein, with product MSDRPSTESGASEPSEPSKTSEASAPPADGSPTPQSQPSPSPPSEQAAPAAPLPPAPQPGPYATQGAQPPATPAYLHAQRQRAQGAQQTWQPGRPWQPPVSRPGATAKLRPAAPPLIRPAVLWSALATAVLSALLLGDGLGVNLLIVAVPAALAAAFAARAAGRRLRPWTATWAVGGLALLAVPALRDAGWPTFLAIVSAFALGSLALHGSRSWLGVLIGSVGTLDSIGSGIRWGWHGVRERADDSRGRWGTAVRTTAVALGLLVVFGTLFASADANFADLLGRLTPDVTIVDGPLRTFLFLVGLVGALAAARTAAAPVRWDGLTVKAGKPRGRTEWALPLIVLDLLFAAFVTLQLVVLLGGYDKLHEETGLNHADYARQGFWQLLWATLLTLLVIALALRWAPRGGSRDRTLVRAVLGPLCVLTLVVVASALRRMDLYVAEYGLTRLRISVAAMELWLGVVIVLILAAGVFGARLLPRAIAVSAGAAVLAFGLISPDAVIAEQNVQRFEVRKSIDLDYLKDLSADAVPALDKLPEPQRSCALRVIQRELDGADSPWYATSWGEARAAEILRERPATTERRSCYALGTDGVREGERDGHEQGHDDYDPY from the coding sequence ATGTCCGACCGACCGTCCACGGAGTCCGGGGCGTCAGAGCCGTCAGAGCCGTCCAAGACGTCCGAGGCGTCAGCTCCGCCGGCCGACGGCTCGCCGACTCCGCAGTCGCAGCCGTCACCGTCGCCGCCCTCCGAGCAGGCCGCCCCGGCCGCGCCCCTGCCACCGGCCCCGCAGCCCGGCCCCTACGCGACCCAGGGCGCCCAGCCGCCGGCCACCCCCGCCTATCTCCACGCCCAGCGGCAGCGGGCCCAAGGCGCGCAGCAGACCTGGCAGCCCGGCCGCCCCTGGCAGCCGCCCGTCAGCCGCCCCGGCGCGACGGCCAAGCTGCGCCCGGCCGCACCGCCCCTGATCCGGCCCGCCGTCCTCTGGTCGGCCCTGGCCACCGCCGTACTCAGCGCGCTCCTGCTCGGCGACGGCCTCGGGGTGAACCTCCTGATCGTCGCCGTGCCGGCCGCCCTGGCCGCCGCCTTCGCCGCGCGCGCCGCGGGCCGCCGGCTGCGGCCCTGGACCGCCACCTGGGCCGTCGGCGGCCTCGCCCTGCTCGCGGTTCCCGCCCTCCGGGACGCGGGGTGGCCGACCTTCCTGGCCATCGTGTCGGCCTTCGCGCTGGGCTCGCTCGCGCTGCACGGCAGCCGGAGCTGGCTCGGGGTGCTGATCGGCTCCGTGGGCACCCTGGACTCGATCGGATCGGGGATCCGGTGGGGCTGGCACGGGGTACGGGAGCGGGCCGACGACTCCCGGGGGCGCTGGGGCACCGCCGTACGCACCACGGCCGTGGCCCTCGGGCTCCTCGTGGTGTTCGGGACGCTCTTCGCCAGCGCCGACGCCAACTTCGCCGACCTGCTGGGCCGCCTCACCCCCGATGTGACGATCGTCGACGGCCCCCTGCGGACGTTCCTCTTCCTGGTGGGACTGGTCGGCGCGCTGGCCGCCGCCCGCACCGCCGCCGCCCCCGTGCGCTGGGACGGGCTCACCGTCAAGGCGGGCAAGCCCCGGGGACGTACGGAGTGGGCCCTTCCGCTCATCGTCCTCGACCTGCTCTTCGCCGCGTTCGTCACCCTCCAGCTCGTCGTCCTCCTCGGCGGCTACGACAAGTTGCACGAGGAGACCGGGCTCAACCACGCCGACTACGCCCGCCAGGGCTTCTGGCAGCTGCTCTGGGCCACCCTGCTCACCCTCCTCGTGATCGCCCTGGCCCTGCGCTGGGCGCCGCGCGGCGGCAGCCGGGACCGGACGCTGGTCCGCGCCGTGCTGGGCCCCCTCTGCGTGCTCACCCTCGTCGTCGTCGCCTCGGCGCTGCGCCGCATGGACCTGTACGTCGCGGAGTACGGGCTGACCCGGCTGCGCATCTCCGTGGCCGCGATGGAGCTCTGGCTCGGCGTCGTGATCGTCCTGATCCTGGCCGCCGGGGTCTTCGGCGCCCGGCTCCTGCCGCGCGCGATCGCGGTCAGCGCGGGGGCCGCCGTCCTGGCCTTCGGCCTGATCTCCCCGGACGCGGTCATCGCCGAGCAGAACGTCCAGCGCTTCGAGGTCCGCAAGTCGATCGACCTCGACTACCTCAAGGACCTCTCCGCCGACGCCGTACCGGCCCTGGACAAGCTGCCGGAACCCCAGCGCTCCTGTGCGCTCCGGGTCATCCAGCGCGAACTGGACGGCGCCGACTCCCCCTGGTACGCGACGAGCTGGGGCGAGGCCCGGGCCGCCGAGATCCTCCGCGAGCGCCCCGCGACCACCGAACGCCGCTCCTGCTACGCGCTGGGCACCGACGGCGTACGGGAGGGCGAGCGGGACGGCCACGAGCAGGGCCACGACGACTACGACCCGTACTGA
- a CDS encoding ribonuclease HII codes for MPYEPPTHTVERSLRATTGARTVAGVDEVGRGAWAGPVTVCAAVTGLRRPPEGLTDSKLLTPLRRAALAPVLESWVTAHALGHASPQEIDDLGMTAALRLAAVRALEGLPVRPDAVILDGKHDYLGAPWKVRTVIKGDQSCIAVAAASVIAKVHRDRMMAELGGESEEYTDFAFGANAGYPSPVHRAALEERGPTPHHRLSWAYLDALPRWQHLKKVRFSAEAAALESGGQLGFEF; via the coding sequence ATGCCGTACGAACCACCCACGCACACCGTCGAGCGCTCGCTTCGCGCTACCACCGGTGCCAGGACCGTAGCCGGTGTCGACGAGGTCGGACGCGGGGCGTGGGCCGGACCCGTCACCGTGTGTGCCGCGGTCACCGGCCTGCGCCGACCGCCCGAAGGCCTCACCGATTCCAAGCTGTTGACGCCCCTGCGGCGTGCCGCGCTCGCCCCCGTGCTGGAGAGCTGGGTCACCGCCCACGCCTTGGGGCACGCCTCCCCGCAGGAGATCGACGACCTCGGCATGACCGCTGCGCTCCGGCTCGCCGCCGTACGCGCCCTGGAGGGGCTGCCGGTGCGGCCCGACGCGGTGATACTCGACGGCAAGCACGACTACCTGGGCGCCCCCTGGAAGGTCCGTACGGTCATCAAGGGCGACCAGTCCTGCATCGCGGTGGCGGCCGCCTCGGTCATCGCCAAGGTGCACCGCGACCGGATGATGGCCGAACTGGGCGGGGAGTCCGAGGAGTACACGGACTTCGCCTTCGGTGCCAACGCGGGCTATCCCTCGCCGGTGCACCGGGCCGCGCTGGAGGAGCGGGGGCCCACGCCCCACCACCGCCTCTCCTGGGCCTATCTGGACGCGCTGCCCCGGTGGCAGCACCTGAAGAAGGTCCGTTTCTCCGCCGAGGCGGCCGCACTCGAAAGCGGGGGCCAGCTCGGCTTCGAATTCTGA